DNA sequence from the Streptomyces sp. NBC_01497 genome:
ATTGAACCGGGAAAAGACGCGGTACGCAAGCGAGTTGACCAGCGGAGCGCCTGTCACGCTCCTGTGCTGGGGTCCGGCCCTGCGAACCCGCCCCGGGCGGGCCGCCGATCGGTTCGCCGGCGCGGCCGTGTCGTCCGGACGAGAGCAATGGATGGAAATGACAAGGATCTTGATCGCGGCCACCCCGCTACGGGGACACGCCATGCCGCTGCTGCGGATAGCGGCGGATCTCGGCAGCAGGGGTCACGACGTCGTCGTGGTCACCGGGTCGCTGTTCCGCGAGAGCGTTGAGAACTCGGGACTCCGGTTCGTCGGCCTCCCCGGCATCGCGAACTACGACGTGGAGCGGCAGCAGCAGGTCATGGAGGGGCGAGCCCACATCGCGCCGGGGCCCGCACAGCTCGACTACGACTTCACGCACGCCTTCTACGAGCCGATTCCCGAACAGCACGCGACACTGCAGAGCGTCCTGGCGGAAGCGCCCGACGAACCGACGACGGTGATCACCGATCAGTCGTTCATGGGGCAGTGGCCCGTGCTGCTCGGCGCCGCGGGAATCGTGCCCGCGGCGACCATCGTGATCGGTGTGGTGCCGCTGCCGATGAACAGCGTCGACACGGCCCCCTTCGGTCTGGGGCTGCCGCCCGACGCGACAGAGGAGGGCCGCGCACGCAACAAGGCGCAGAACGCCATGGTCGAGGAGATGTTCTCCGGCTCGACGGGCTTCCTGCGCGCGACGCTGGAGGGCCTGGGGGCCACGGAGTCCATCGGGTTCCCGATGGACGGGATCGTGAAGCTGCCCGATCGCTACCTGCAGTTGTCGGTCGGCGGCGTCGAATACCCCAGGAGTGACGCTCCCGGGGGGCTCAGGTTCGTCGGCTCGCTGCCCGCGGAGACGGCGGGGAGCCGCTCCCTGCCGGACTGGTGGGACGAGGTACTGACCGCTGACCGGGTCGTCGTCGTCACCCAGGGGACCCTCGCCAACCGGGACCTGAGCCTCCTGATCGAACCCGCGCTGCGCGCCCTGGCGGACCTCGACGCCCTCGTCGTCGTCACGACCGGGCGCGACGACGACGAGGGCGTACCGAGGGATGTTCCCGCGAACGCCCGCATCGCGTCGTTCATCCCCTACGACGCCTTGCTCCCGCACGCGGACGTGCTGGTCACCAACGGCGGGTACGGCGGCTCGCTCCAGGCCCTCGGCCACGGTGTGCCGCTGGTCATCGCCGGGGCCACCGAGGACAAGGTCGAGGTGGCGGCGCGTCTGGCCTGGACGGGCGCCGCCGTCAACCTCGCCACCGAAACCCCGGGGCAGGGGGAGATCGCGGCGGCTGTGCTGAAGGTGCTGGACGACGTGGCCTTCCGCGAGCACGCGGGCAGGTTGCGGGAGGAGAGCCTGCGCCACGACGCGTTCGAGGAAGTGGCACGAACGGTCGAGGAACTCAACGCGTCCCGTCGGGGCGACCGCGCCCGGTAGTCCGGGACGCCTCACGTGGGGGGCGAAGGGGCGCCGCGGTCGACTTCTCGACGAAGCGGCGCTGGTTGCCCGAGTCGTCCCGGGCGAGTTGTGGCCGGCGGGTACGGGACACGCGGCACCGGCCTGCCAGCCTGCCCGGCCTGCGCCGGACAGCCGTGCCGCACGAGGGCACCGGGCGGCCCGCCGCACCGGCGGGAGCAGGCCCCGTTCCTGCCCGCGCCTTGCCGCCCACGGCCCTCGCGCGGGGCCGGAGCGCCGGTGGGCACCGGCCGGATGCTGCTCCACGGCTTCTCCGGCGGCGGCCAGTTCGTACACCGCTTCGCCTACCTCCACCCGGACCGCCTCGCCGCCGTCTCCATAGGCGCCCCCGGCCGGGTCACCCGGATCAGCGACGACATCCCCTGGTGGCTCGGCACCGCCGACCTCGTCGAGCGCTTCGGCACCCCGCTCGACCTGCCCGAACTCCGGGACACCCAGGTACTGATGGTGGTCGGCGCCAACGATGTGGAGACCTGGGAGATCGCCGAGCCCGGCCTCGACGCCGGCGGCGAGACCCGGGTGGACCGCCTCACCGCGCTGCACGACAACTTCACCCGGCACGGTATCGGCGCCCGCCTGGAAATCGTGCCCGGCGTCGCCCACAACGGGATCGCTGTGATGCCCGTCGTCCAGCGATTCTTCTCCGACGTCCTGCACGGCACCCGCACCTGACGGCGACCCCCGCACCCCGGTCCGGGCGCGCCTCGGCCGCCGACGGCGCCCGGTCCGGTCGCACCCGGGGTGCGCGGTGTCCA
Encoded proteins:
- a CDS encoding glycosyltransferase, translating into MTRILIAATPLRGHAMPLLRIAADLGSRGHDVVVVTGSLFRESVENSGLRFVGLPGIANYDVERQQQVMEGRAHIAPGPAQLDYDFTHAFYEPIPEQHATLQSVLAEAPDEPTTVITDQSFMGQWPVLLGAAGIVPAATIVIGVVPLPMNSVDTAPFGLGLPPDATEEGRARNKAQNAMVEEMFSGSTGFLRATLEGLGATESIGFPMDGIVKLPDRYLQLSVGGVEYPRSDAPGGLRFVGSLPAETAGSRSLPDWWDEVLTADRVVVVTQGTLANRDLSLLIEPALRALADLDALVVVTTGRDDDEGVPRDVPANARIASFIPYDALLPHADVLVTNGGYGGSLQALGHGVPLVIAGATEDKVEVAARLAWTGAAVNLATETPGQGEIAAAVLKVLDDVAFREHAGRLREESLRHDAFEEVARTVEELNASRRGDRAR